ATTAACAGAGTCCAGTCCGATTTCCGTCAGCATGGGCTTTACACTGGCGTCGAGATAAGTAAAGTTCGCATATAGGGTGATGTCGCGCAGTACCGGAACATTGGTGAAGCGTAGTGATTTTCGCATCTCCAGTTCAATACCATAATTTTTGGCAGATTTACTATTCTTCAGTTCAAACAGTTTGTTGAGCGCTTCCTGGTATATCTCCATAGGATAATTAAGATGCTTGTAAAAAAAGGAAGCAGAAAGTATTTCTCCCGGGCCCGGATACCACTCATAGCGGAAGTCGTAATGCCTGATGGTAGTAGATCGTACGATGTTGCCGAGATACATTCCACCAAGTTCAAAATCATATTCCCTGAAATAAGAAAGGTCTCTGAGGTCCGGCCGGATGATACTTTCTGAATAGGCCAGCCGCAGGTTCATGGACGGAGTTAGCGAGTAGGTGAGATTCGCAGAGGGAAAGAAACGCCAGTTGGGTTCTCTGTTCATCAGGTCTGAAAAGTCGAGCCCCTGGCCGCTACGACTGAACTGCGCTACTGTACTATCGAGGTTATCATTTACCTTATTCAGATTGTAGAACTCGGCCCTCAGGCCCCAGACCAATCTGAATTTATCGCCGATTTTGTTATCCAGCATTGCATACATGGCATGAAGTGCAGCTGTTCTTTTTTTGAAATTATCACCGAACGGACTGATGGAAACACTCACATTATGTTCCGGCGTGAAGGCCTGCGCGAGGGGAATATAGTTCTGTGAGTGATTCTCAAAGTTCGTAGTGGCATTCACTACAAAAAAGAGCCTGTCTTTACTCCAGCCTGCATATCCGGCTTTCAGCGTGTTGCTGAGGAATACATTACCGGCGTTGAATTTGAAAGGAACCGACAGGGAAACATCCCAGTTATAATTGTTTTCCAGGGCCCTGCTCCACCAGCGTACTGCTCCTTCCGAAAAGTTGCTGGTAACGTTTCTGATGTTGTATTCATTTTTTGGTGCGCCCTCTACCTGTTTAACTTCTTCTGCCAGCAGCAAATGATTATCGGGTTTCTGCCGGTCGAGCTTCAGGTAGCTCCCCATCCATTTCAATTTGATGCCTTTCTGCCCGATAGCATGCTCGCCTCTGAGCTGGTTTTGCCACAATGTAGTTTGCATGGCAAGATCATATAACCCGAGTGTGTTAGCGCCTTTGTCGTTGGCACCTACGCCGAGGATGAATTGCTGATCGAGTGTGCGCAGGTACATAGATTGGAAAGCCAGTCTGCTCTTTTCCGTCCGGTAACCTACGCCGATCATTCCGCCGAGGTTGGTAGTGAGGCCATAGCGGCTTCCTTTGAAGATCATGCTGTCAGTAGCACTACCGGCCAGTTCGTGAAAACCATCGCGGCCGAGAATCACATCCTGTGTGGCCATTGTATTACGATAAGAAGCGGAAGCGATCACACCCAGCTGCCGCCCGCCACCGAGGCGGAATACATGTCCGAAGCCTGCCTGATAGTTTGGTGATACCGGTGCATTAAACCTGGTAATGCCCCAGTTATTGCTGAATTGATCGGGCGCGTTTTTACCTTCGTTATTGAACTTATTAACAATATCGGATCTGTCTTTCCAGTCAAGCGTACCCAGCAGGAAACGGTTTTTAGCCACCTTGCCATAGTACTCGCCTCCACTGAGCGGGAGCGACAGGAAGTCTTTTCCGGTAGTTTTATCATTATAGCTGACGCCTGCACTGATATTCAAAAAATTCTCCGTGGGGATATCGAGGGTATTTACTTCCACCAGACCGCCGCCGAATTCGGCGCTGCGATCAGGCGTGATTGTTTTCACCACCGTGATGTTTTCAATCATGTTGGAAGGAATGATATCGAAGCTGAAGTTTTTTCTGTTCAGCTCTGTGCTGGGCATGACCTGTCCGTTTAGTACTGCCTGGTTATAACGTTCGCTGAGGCCGCGTACAACTACATATTTGTTATCTACAGTGGCAAGGCCGCTTACACGCTTTAATACTTCACCGGTGTTCTTATCCGGTGTACGGGCTATCTGTTCGGCACTGATACCATCGGTAATGGATGGGTTGTTTTTTTGCAGGGCGTAGAGGCCTTCCACGGAAGCTTTGCGGTAGTTGGCAGTTACGGTTACTTCTTTCAGGCGGGATCCGCTGCTTTTCATCACCACATCCAATGGTGTGATACCTTTTTCCTTTACGATGACGTCGGTTATCTTACGGGATTCAAAAGAAATAAAGCTGAAAGTAAGGCTGTAGGTACCGGGAGCGAGTGCGAGTTCATAAGTACCATCTACGCTGGTAGTAGTGCCCTGGCCGCCTGGTACCATCACGGTTACGCCAGGCAGGGGCTCGTTCTTACCGTCAACAACCTTGCCCGCAATGCGTCCGCTGCTTCTGCCGGTTTGCCGTTCCTGCGTGCCTTTCCGGAGGGCGATGATGTTGTTCGGTGTGAGTTCCACATCCAGTGGCGTATTGTTATCTATATAGCTAAGTACTTCACCAAGAGGTGTACCCGGGAATTTAATTTCCTGTAAAGTGCATTCCCGGAGGTATTCCGGATCGTAGATGAAAGTGTAACTGGTTTGTTGTTGCAATGATTTTACAACGGCGGCTACGTTGGTATTACCTGAGAAGAGCTGCACCTTGTCTTTGAGCGACCGGTAAGACTGTGCCCGGAGCAGCTGTGGCGACAGCCCTGATAAAAAAACTAACAGGATCACTATACGACGTGACATGCCAGTACAAAATCTGCTTGTAGATTTTTGCATAAGGTTACACTTTGTTTTTTGAATTAGCGGATACCTATGGGTTCCTGTGAATAGCGTTTATTTTTAGCGTGATACCGGTTCTGCTCCGGAAGTATGAATATTTGCTACAGGCAGAACCGGAAAGGTTAATGCGTATTTTTTCTTTTCACCAGGTAGGTGCTATCACTGGTACGTATATACGTAAAGTCGTGTACGTAACCCAGTGTTGCCAGTACCTGATCTAACGGCAGGCTCATTTTAAATTCACCAGCCACCCGTTTTCCGGCCAGGCCGGAGTCGGCCAACAATATTGTGGTACCCCAGCGGCTTTGCAGTTCAGCGAATGCATCTGATAGCTTAGTATTGTCGAATACGATCTTTCCTGACATCCAGTCGAGTGTAGTGGCGGTATTGAGTTGTTGCACAACCGGCTTTTCGTTGTGTTTGTAATGAAGCGTTTGTCCGGGTGCGAGCAGCTGTGTAAACGGATACGGGCCGGATACCATGCTCACATTCACTTTACCGGACACCAGTCCCACTTCAATGCTGCCATCGGCCCGGTTGGAGGTAGCGATATTGAATTCGGTACCAAGTACTGTAGTGGTTAACGGTCCCGCATGTACGATAAATGGGCTGGCATCGTTTTTCACAACTTTGAAATAGCCTTCTCCGCTGAGCCATAGTTCACGGTGCTGTTGGTTGTAGCCCTCATTATATATCGCGTAGGAATGGGCGTTGAGCCAAACTTCCGAGCCATCGGGCATGGTATACAGCTGAACCTTATTACCGGTATTGTACATAGTGTCGGGCCGGTTTGCCGCGGCGAGCTTATTGTTCAGCTTATGTGGCTGCCACAGCCAGGCGATCAGTCCCAGCACGCCCACGATGGCCGCAGCGGCGGTATACCAATATCTCAGCGCTACTATTTTTGTTTTTCTCTTGGGGGCGGGTGCAGTATCAGCATCAGTTGTTGCAACCTCCAGCCAGGTGGCCATCAGATAGTTATCCAGCGCTTCAGTTTCCGGATGGGAAAGATATGCTTCTACGAGCTCCTGCTCAGCATCAGTACATTTTCCTTTAAAATATTTTTCCAGTAACTGTTGATCGATATTCATAGATAACCTTATTCCCGTTGATGTTTCATGTTTGATTGGTGGCATCAACAATAAGAGTACGTTTGAGGGTAGGGGGTATTCCTAATCGTTTTTTAGAGTTAACAGTTTGGTAACATGGAGCTGTCAGCTAGCGGCTAACAGTTGTTGTTGATTTTCGTTTGATCAGGATAGAAGGGATCTCCTGCTGTTGGTCGCGGAGCTGGAAGCGGTTACTTTTCAGTGCTTTGAAAAGGAGCGTAGCAGCTGTTTTACCCATGTCGAAGGCCGGTTGGGTGATGGTGGTGAGAGAGGGATTGAGAAAGCGGGCGGTGGAAAGATTGGAGAAGCCAATGACCTGTACATCGTTGGGGATGTGTAGCTGAAGCTCGTCGCAGGCCTGATATACAGCGGTAACAAGTTTTTCGGTAGTGGCAATGAGTCCGTCGTAATGGTGGCGTTGGAGAGCTGTTTTCAGCCTGGTGACGGTAGCAGCGATATCGTTTGTACCATAGATAATAGCAGATTCCTTTACCGGATACTTGTGGGCGGCCATTGCCTGGCGGAAGCCTTCCGCTCTTTTATTGCTGATAGAGAGATGGCGGGAGGGAGACAGGAGCGCGATGTTTTTGCAGCCGCCTGCAATCAGGTGATCAGTGGCTTTGCTGGCAGCCGCTGTATCGTTGGTGGTGACCTGTGCGGCGGCGACGCCTTCACAGATGCGGTCGAAGAAAACGATGGGGATTCCGCGCGACAGCTGTTCCAGCCCCTGAGGCGCCATCGCTGTTTCGGTAGTAACGGAGATCAGCACTCCATCGACACGGCCGCTCTGGAAATCCTTCAGGATAGTTTTTTCTTTATCTGCGCTTTCGTGGGTAAGATAGATCAGTACGTGGTATCCCTTTTCCCGGGCTACCGATTCGATGCCGTTAATGGCCTCGGCGAAAAAGCTGTCGGCCACCTCGGGGATCACTACGGCAATTGTACGGCTCGACTTTTTCCTCAGGCTGGCCGCATAGAGGTTGGGGACATAGTTCAGCTCCCTGGCCAGCGCCAGCACCCGCTGCCTTGTTTCTTCACTGATCTCATGGCTGTTGTTCAACGCCTTTGAAATGGTAGCGGTAGATAACTGCAGCTTCTCAGCAAGCATCCTGATAGTTACATTCTCCATTAATTCTTAATATATCTTCTTAATTTCTTAATTTTCAACTTAATCGGTTAAGTAAATAAAGTTATTCTATTATATGGAAGATTTTTAAAAAGATCGCATATTTAGAGTAGGATATTTTTCCTGATTTTCCACGACCACTTAAAATCTGATATTATGGATAATGTAAATCCTGCGCCGCTTCAATCGCTGGATCGATGGGAAGACGATCTGCTTCAGCGCTATCCTGATCCGGCCAATATCAACAAAGAGAAGAGCACCAGCGAATTCCGCAACTATGAGGCACCTCCCCGCGATACCGTGAGAGAGTTTTACCGCCTGAATCATACATACCAGTCGTATGCTTTTGTAAAAGAAAGAGAAATGGAATTTCTTTCTTTCGATAAAAAAGAAATGTCGGTTTGGGATGCCTTCGATTTCCTGAACCAGCTGGTAGATGATTCCGACCCTGATACGGACCTGGACCAGTTCCAGCATCTGTTGCAAACAGCAGAGGCCATCCGTGCCGATGGGCACCCCGACTGGATGGTACTCACCGGTTTGTTCCATGATATGGGCAAGGTACTGTGTCTGTTCGGGCAACCTCAATGGGCAGTGGTGGGAGATACCTTCCCCGTTGGCTGCGCTTTTTCCGATAAGATCGTTTTTCACGAGTTTTTTAAAAATAATCCGGACATCAACAACCCGGATTATAACACCAAATATGGCGTATACGAGCCTAATTGCGGTCTTGATAACGTACATCTGAGCTGGGGTCATGATGAGTATATCTATCAGATGATGAAGCCTCATTTACCCGAGCCAGCCTTGTACATGCTGCGATACCATTCTTTTTACCCACAGCACAGGGAGCACGCTTACGGCCACCTCATGAACGCGCATGATGTGGAAATGTTCAAATGGGTAGATCTTTTCAACCCATATGATCTTTATTCGAAAAGCCCTGTACCACCCGATTGGAAAGTATTGAGGCCCTATTATGAAGACCTGGTCGCCAAGTATTTACCATCTACGTTGAAATTCTGACCAGTTCAATATTGAAAGGATTACCCGATGCACGTCATCCGGTAATCCTTTTTTAGTATCCGGGAAAGTATTATCTTCTATCCACGTATTAACCATTCCACCACGTTATTAAAACTGCCGATCAACAGATCCACTTATGAGTAATCAACTTGTTCAGAAAGACTACCTGGTATTTGCATTATATTTTGTGATAGTAGCCGGATATGGTTACTGGATTTATAAAAGAAAGAAAAGGGATGCCGCGAGTGCTTCCCGGAATTTTTTCCTTGCCGAAGGTTCGCTGACCTGGTGGGCGATAGGTGCCTCCATCATTGCTTCCAATATTTCCGCTGAGCAATTCATCGGCATGAGCGGCGATGGTTTTTTTGTGGGGATAGCGGTATCTGTTTATGAGTGGGTAGGAGCCGCAGCATTGATCATTGTGGCGGTTTTCCTGATGCCGGTGTACATCAGGAATAAAATATACACCATGCCGCAATTCCTGAAAACACGTTACAACGAAACGGTGGCGCTGATCATGTCGGTTTTCTGGTTATTCCTGTATGTATTTGTGAACCTGACATCCATCCTGTATCTGGGGGCACTTGCCATCAACGGATTACTGGGCGGGGCTTACTTTCATGAAGTAATGGTGGCGTTGGCCATCTTCTCGGTAATCATTACCCTGGGTGGGATGAAAGTGATCGGATATACCGATGTAATTCAGGTAGGGGTATTGATCATAGGTGGTTTGGCTACTACCTGGATGGCCTTAACAGTAGTGAGTGAAAAGTTTGGTATGGGGAAAGATGTGTTGGCGGGGTTCAATATATTGATGCGGGAAGCGCCGGATCACTTTCATATGATGCTGGCTAAACCGGCTACCGGAGCCTCGCAGGAGTATGTGAATAAATATCTTATTCTTCCTGGTTTCGGGATGTATGTAGCCGGGCAGTGGATCAGCAACCTGAATTATTGGGGCTGTAATCAGTATATTACACAACGTGCGCTGGGAGCGGATCTGAAGACAGCCCGTACAGGTATACTTTTCGCCGGACTGTTGAAGATACTGATGCCGGTGATTGTAATGTTGCCGGGGATAGTAGCTTTCGTGCTGTATAAGAACGGACATCTTCCGCAGCTGGAAGGCGGGCATAAAGATGGTGCATATGCCGCGATCCTCACCTTGCTGCCATCGGGGCTGAAAGGGCTGGCAGTGGCGGCACTTACCGCAGCTATTGTGGCTTCACTGGCAGGTAAATCGAACAGCATCTCCACTATTTTTACGCTGGATATTTACAAGAAGTATATTAACAGTCGTGCTGATGAAAAACAGTTGGTTTGGATCGGGCGTTTAACCATTGTAGTGGCCATTATACTGGGTGTTTTATTCACCTGGAATGATCTGCTGGACATTGGCGGCGCCGGAGGTTACACCTTCGTGCAGAAGTATTCGAGTTTTATTAGTCCTGGTGTATTCGCCACTTTTATACTGGGCATGTTCTGGAAGCGTACCAGTGGGGCAGCGGCAGTAGCAGGCATCATTACAGGTTTTGCGGCTTCCCTGTTTTTTAACCAGGCGGCGGTGAAGTTGTTTGGTCCGGAAACAATGTTGTATTCAGCTTTTCCGAATGCAAGAGGTGAAATGGAAATTCCTTTCTTTATCAGTTTGGGATGGTCGTTTCTGACTACTATACTGGTGATGGCAGGTATTAGTCTTGCAGGGCCGGCAGTAAGCCCGAAAGCTTTTGAGCCGGATAAAGAGATGTTCCGGCTGCAGCCATCATCTATCATATTGATCGTCACCATTCTGGTATTACTATCGGCTATCTATATACGTTTTTGGTAAGCGGGTCTTGCTGTTGAAATTATCAAGTATGGTTGAAATTGGATAATTATTAAACTGCTTTATATCTTTATTACAACTATAAACTGTACCTATGGAATTAACAGACGAATCCTTTCTTAAAGACGAGTATCATTTTGCAATGGCTGGCAATGGAAAGCGGCTGGCTAATTATTTTATTGATCTCTTTATCTTTTACATTATTGCCATACTTTTCTTTGCAGTATTGGCGATTGTGAATCCGGGTTCCCGGGTTTTTAGTGATAACCCTTCACAGGGAGAACAATATCTGTTACGGTTGATCTCTATGGTGTTCTATGGAATTATAATGGGGATTATAGAAGGGTTGTTCAAAGGCAGAACGTTGGGGAAGCTGATTACGGGTACTAAAGCGGTGAATGAAGATGGTACGTCCATTGATTTTATGACAGGTTTTAAGCGGGGGCTTTCGCGGATGGTGCCTTTTGAGGCATTCAGCGCGTTGGGGTCTCCGTGTTATCCCTGGCACGACAAATGGACTAACACGCAGGTAGTGGTGTTAAAGGATTCGATATTGCCGGAGGGGTGATTACTTATTGGAAAAGATGATATAAAACGCTGCAGGTGTTACCTGTGGAGTTTTTTTTTAGACGGGTGTGGGGAAAATAATTTCATTTGAGGAAAGAAGAATAGTTTATCTTAGTTGATGTTAACCACGATTTAATTGGACCCTTTTCAAACCTATAGACTATGAAGAAAATTTTTGTTTTGTTGACTGTAGTTATTTTGTTGCAATGTACAATTGTACATATCGCAATAGCGCAGGCCCGGGATTATTTCACCAACTACCTGATTCCTGGTCAGACTGAAGATTCCAAAGGTGTTAATTATTTGATATTGCATCGGATATATAGCGGAACGCTGATGCCCGATAATTTTATCATGGGAAAGATCACCGCGGTAAGAGGAGGAGTGGCTGCGTGGAACAGAAAATGGGTGGTAGAAGTGAATACTTCGTCTGCCTATAATGCAAACAGAGGGAGTATTATCTGCTATAATGAACCGGCTACATTGGTCACGCTTACTTATAATGGAATGAGTTATCTGGCAGTGAGCGTAACGAATAGTTCATCCCTGTATAGTTTTTCCTTTACAGGGTATGCCCAGAATGTAAGCCTGGCTATTGCATATCACGATCAGGTCAGCAATGTGCAGCCGTTTACAGACTTTGACCCTGTTACGATACAGGGGAATGTGGGAATAGGCACCACGTCTACAGGGGTGCATAAACTGGCCGTGGAAGGCTCTATCGGCGCTAGGAAGGTGAAGGTAGCAGCAACTGGCTGGGCGGATTATGTGTTTGAGGAAAATTATGCGCTGCCGTCGTTACAGGAGCTGGAGCGTTATGTAAAGGAGCATAAGCATTTGCCTGAGATTCCGACGGCGGTGGAGGTGGAGCGTGAGGGGATTGATTTGGGAGAGATGAATAAGAAGTTGTTGCAGAAGGTGGAGGAGTTGACGTTGTATCTGATAGAGGAGAGGAAGGTGAATGAGGCGCAGGAGGAAAGGATTAGGAGGATGGAGGAGGAGATGGGGAGGATGAAGAGGGAGAAATAATGGAGGAGATTGCACGGATAATTTACAGCACTTTTGGAGCGCGTATATAGGCTGCGTAGCTGATAGTTATTTTAGTATAAATATTAAAAACTGATTTTTAAATTGAGTATATTACACCAGTAACCCGGAGTTGTTAGAGGAAGATATTTGCTGCTGTAGATATAATAGCATTTCCTAACCGATAATAAATTTTTGTACCTATGAGAAGTTACATAGAATATTTAACATAGTCTCGACAGTTAATCAGTATTTAGAAGCGTCTGTGTGTTTGTTGACTGTAATTCAGCAGGAGAATGCTCTTGATAAGGCTGCTGAATTGCCAGGCGTTGTTTCCCCGTAAACCAAAATCGCCGTCAATGGCTATTGTAAATTCAATAGATAATAAAGCAATGGTTAGTTATCCAAAGCACAATAACAGGTTGTGCTGCACTTTGATTATGTGGAGATTGGTTTTATTTCTTGCCGTTTTTCTATGGCAGGCTGTTAGTGCACCTGCTCAGTCAAGTTACGTGCCCAATCTCGAGCCCAATCGTATTTTGCAGCCTTCACCTAATGCGGCTACAATCAACAAAGGTGGGGATGTAAATGTAAACATGGCAACAGGCACTCCCAGTGTAAACATTCCTTTTTATACAATCAGCTCCAGGTTCCTGAGCCTGCCGATATCTATCAATTATGCCTCCAATGGGATAAGGGTAAACGACCTGGCATCTAACGTAGGATTGGGGTGGAGTCTTAACTGTGGTGGTGCGGTTTCGAGAATTGTATTGGGAAAGCCTGATGAAAAAAGGGCAGAATGGGGCCAGGTACTAACTAATTTCAATACTAACTTCAGTACATTGACCAGGCCCGTTTTTGATTTTGCCATGGAGCAAACATTGGCCGACAAAGAGTCGGACCTTTTTTCTGTTAGCGTAAATGGTCTGGATGCGAAGTTTATTATGAATGAGAATAATGAACCCGTCTGCCTGAATACTACAAATTTGCGAATAAAGAAACTGGGTGCTATACTTACCAGTGGCTTTCAGATAACAGATGAGAATGGTATTGTGTATACATTTGATGCAGCGGAAACTTCTGCTACTATCGAGAGGGGCTATCAGGGGCCAAAGCCGTTTCCAGACCCGGTTGTTACCTCCTGGTATCTGACGTCGATCATCAAGCCCAATCAGGATACAATCCAGTTGAGCTACGCAAATTATTCCTATACCTATCTGGCAAGTTTGAACGAATTCTTTAGTATTCTGTGGGATATCAGCGTTACCGATAATGCTCTTTGTCCGCCTCCACTGCTGAAGTCAAATACTTATACATGTGGTATCACATCAAATAAGATTGAAGGTAAAGCTTTGAGTCACATTACGTTTGCTAATGGTAGTATTGATTTTAGTTATGCGGATAGAATGGATGGAGGTGGACTTGCCTTAAATGGAATCTATTTAAAAAATAATCAGGGGCAAATAGTAAGACAAATGTCGCTGGTGCAGGATTATTTTTTGAGTACTGACGTTAATGATGCATTTCTCCGGGGAGAAAAGAAGTTGATATTGGATAGTACCTTACGATATCGGTTATACCTGAAAGAATGTAAAATTGCCGGCAGTAGTCTGACTGATACAAGTAAGGTGCTTAAATATAAATTCGATTATATACTGGGTAATAGCCTTCCTCAGCGGCTGTCCGGAGCACAGGACTATTATGGTTATTATAACGGTAAACTGACAAATAAGTATTTGATGCCTGATGTCGGCGACCAGTATCCAGGAATTTATAATAATCTGGTTAGCGGATGGCCCAGGTTTGGAGATCGTACACCTGATACCACACTGATGACTTATGGGTTGCTGAAAAAGATAAGCTATCCGACCGGAGGTTATGATTCGATCAGTTATAGTTATAATAAAGGACCAGATATTAAGATAGTTAAGCATTTAAAGCATGAATACCTGGGAACTCAGGGTACTGGTCTGACGGGAATTGTAACTGTTACTCAAAATATAGTTAATCCTTTCCATCAGGTAGTGAATGCGTATACCAGTGTTAACTTCGATAGTAATAACCCTGATTGTACCCGCGATCAGATTCACCAGATGGCTACATTCCGTATTGTAGACGCAGTCACCTCAAAGGAAATAGTGAGGAAAGTAACCCGTCTTGACCAGGCAGACTCATTATCAGCGCCCCTCGACTCCGGCCAGTATATTTTAAGCCTGGCTGTGGTAGGCGGCTGTACAAATGGAGCGGTGGATTTTATTATGGAGAACCAGGTGGCGGATACTATTCCAATAGTTGTGGCTATCGGAGGTGTAAGTGTTGCCGGCGTTTCTTCTTATACTGTGGATGGCGCGAAAGCGCTTAATCGGACATTTAAGTATATGAATCTAAAAGATTCTTCTATTTCTACATTTGGAATTTCTTCCAGCAGGGATATGTTTGAACGCGTAAAGACTCCCTATTTTCCTACCTGCAATGGGTCAACTCCATGTAGGTCACAGGCTACGTTGTGGTATGTAAATATTGGGAACAGCATTATAACGCCTACTACAATTCTGGGAGGATCTGGTACTTATCACAAATCCGTTATTGAAACTACAGACGGAT
The genomic region above belongs to Chitinophaga sp. 180180018-3 and contains:
- a CDS encoding inositol oxygenase family protein, with the translated sequence MDNVNPAPLQSLDRWEDDLLQRYPDPANINKEKSTSEFRNYEAPPRDTVREFYRLNHTYQSYAFVKEREMEFLSFDKKEMSVWDAFDFLNQLVDDSDPDTDLDQFQHLLQTAEAIRADGHPDWMVLTGLFHDMGKVLCLFGQPQWAVVGDTFPVGCAFSDKIVFHEFFKNNPDINNPDYNTKYGVYEPNCGLDNVHLSWGHDEYIYQMMKPHLPEPALYMLRYHSFYPQHREHAYGHLMNAHDVEMFKWVDLFNPYDLYSKSPVPPDWKVLRPYYEDLVAKYLPSTLKF
- a CDS encoding RDD family protein encodes the protein MELTDESFLKDEYHFAMAGNGKRLANYFIDLFIFYIIAILFFAVLAIVNPGSRVFSDNPSQGEQYLLRLISMVFYGIIMGIIEGLFKGRTLGKLITGTKAVNEDGTSIDFMTGFKRGLSRMVPFEAFSALGSPCYPWHDKWTNTQVVVLKDSILPEG
- a CDS encoding LacI family DNA-binding transcriptional regulator; the encoded protein is MENVTIRMLAEKLQLSTATISKALNNSHEISEETRQRVLALARELNYVPNLYAASLRKKSSRTIAVVIPEVADSFFAEAINGIESVAREKGYHVLIYLTHESADKEKTILKDFQSGRVDGVLISVTTETAMAPQGLEQLSRGIPIVFFDRICEGVAAAQVTTNDTAAASKATDHLIAGGCKNIALLSPSRHLSISNKRAEGFRQAMAAHKYPVKESAIIYGTNDIAATVTRLKTALQRHHYDGLIATTEKLVTAVYQACDELQLHIPNDVQVIGFSNLSTARFLNPSLTTITQPAFDMGKTAATLLFKALKSNRFQLRDQQQEIPSILIKRKSTTTVSR
- a CDS encoding FecR domain-containing protein, with the protein product MNIDQQLLEKYFKGKCTDAEQELVEAYLSHPETEALDNYLMATWLEVATTDADTAPAPKRKTKIVALRYWYTAAAAIVGVLGLIAWLWQPHKLNNKLAAANRPDTMYNTGNKVQLYTMPDGSEVWLNAHSYAIYNEGYNQQHRELWLSGEGYFKVVKNDASPFIVHAGPLTTTVLGTEFNIATSNRADGSIEVGLVSGKVNVSMVSGPYPFTQLLAPGQTLHYKHNEKPVVQQLNTATTLDWMSGKIVFDNTKLSDAFAELQSRWGTTILLADSGLAGKRVAGEFKMSLPLDQVLATLGYVHDFTYIRTSDSTYLVKRKNTH
- a CDS encoding TonB-dependent receptor, which codes for MSRRIVILLVFLSGLSPQLLRAQSYRSLKDKVQLFSGNTNVAAVVKSLQQQTSYTFIYDPEYLRECTLQEIKFPGTPLGEVLSYIDNNTPLDVELTPNNIIALRKGTQERQTGRSSGRIAGKVVDGKNEPLPGVTVMVPGGQGTTTSVDGTYELALAPGTYSLTFSFISFESRKITDVIVKEKGITPLDVVMKSSGSRLKEVTVTANYRKASVEGLYALQKNNPSITDGISAEQIARTPDKNTGEVLKRVSGLATVDNKYVVVRGLSERYNQAVLNGQVMPSTELNRKNFSFDIIPSNMIENITVVKTITPDRSAEFGGGLVEVNTLDIPTENFLNISAGVSYNDKTTGKDFLSLPLSGGEYYGKVAKNRFLLGTLDWKDRSDIVNKFNNEGKNAPDQFSNNWGITRFNAPVSPNYQAGFGHVFRLGGGRQLGVIASASYRNTMATQDVILGRDGFHELAGSATDSMIFKGSRYGLTTNLGGMIGVGYRTEKSRLAFQSMYLRTLDQQFILGVGANDKGANTLGLYDLAMQTTLWQNQLRGEHAIGQKGIKLKWMGSYLKLDRQKPDNHLLLAEEVKQVEGAPKNEYNIRNVTSNFSEGAVRWWSRALENNYNWDVSLSVPFKFNAGNVFLSNTLKAGYAGWSKDRLFFVVNATTNFENHSQNYIPLAQAFTPEHNVSVSISPFGDNFKKRTAALHAMYAMLDNKIGDKFRLVWGLRAEFYNLNKVNDNLDSTVAQFSRSGQGLDFSDLMNREPNWRFFPSANLTYSLTPSMNLRLAYSESIIRPDLRDLSYFREYDFELGGMYLGNIVRSTTIRHYDFRYEWYPGPGEILSASFFYKHLNYPMEIYQEALNKLFELKNSKSAKNYGIELEMRKSLRFTNVPVLRDITLYANFTYLDASVKPMLTEIGLDSVNPNKVVMKEKVEKEEKRPQMGASNFMFNAGIYYDKQYLFASLLYNSVTNRVYLPNLVYYQSLMEKPLQSMDAQVGVRLFKNKAEIKLNIANILNSYAVIYRKSFTEEEYNAFKDGKTPGKSQMNYKSGVDLLNYKASPGRTYSATVSYRF
- a CDS encoding sodium/solute symporter (Members of the Solute:Sodium Symporter (SSS), TC 2.A.21 as described in tcdb.org, catalyze solute:Na+ symport. Known solutes for members of the family include sugars, amino acids, nucleosides, inositols, vitamins, urea or anions, depending on the system.); its protein translation is MSNQLVQKDYLVFALYFVIVAGYGYWIYKRKKRDAASASRNFFLAEGSLTWWAIGASIIASNISAEQFIGMSGDGFFVGIAVSVYEWVGAAALIIVAVFLMPVYIRNKIYTMPQFLKTRYNETVALIMSVFWLFLYVFVNLTSILYLGALAINGLLGGAYFHEVMVALAIFSVIITLGGMKVIGYTDVIQVGVLIIGGLATTWMALTVVSEKFGMGKDVLAGFNILMREAPDHFHMMLAKPATGASQEYVNKYLILPGFGMYVAGQWISNLNYWGCNQYITQRALGADLKTARTGILFAGLLKILMPVIVMLPGIVAFVLYKNGHLPQLEGGHKDGAYAAILTLLPSGLKGLAVAALTAAIVASLAGKSNSISTIFTLDIYKKYINSRADEKQLVWIGRLTIVVAIILGVLFTWNDLLDIGGAGGYTFVQKYSSFISPGVFATFILGMFWKRTSGAAAVAGIITGFAASLFFNQAAVKLFGPETMLYSAFPNARGEMEIPFFISLGWSFLTTILVMAGISLAGPAVSPKAFEPDKEMFRLQPSSIILIVTILVLLSAIYIRFW